A window of the Nitrospirae bacterium YQR-1 genome harbors these coding sequences:
- a CDS encoding hydrolase — protein sequence MNIFTLNSDDTALLIVDIQEKLAAVTEGREDVIINTGHLIETARLHNMPIIVTEQYPKGIGHTVKKLKDALEGTEIYEKITFSACGIDNFYEKLQKRPKVLLCGIETHICVLQTALDLLNKGYVVHVVSDCVSSRKSYNKETGLSFMHDAGAVITTAETAIFQILKQAATDNFKAISKRIK from the coding sequence ATGAATATATTTACGCTAAACTCAGACGACACTGCTTTACTGATTGTAGATATTCAGGAAAAGTTAGCTGCGGTTACAGAGGGCAGGGAGGACGTTATAATTAATACCGGCCATCTTATTGAGACGGCACGGCTTCATAATATGCCGATAATAGTAACCGAACAGTACCCTAAGGGCATTGGGCATACTGTGAAGAAACTTAAGGATGCGCTGGAAGGGACAGAGATTTATGAAAAAATAACTTTCAGCGCCTGTGGTATAGACAATTTCTATGAAAAACTTCAAAAGAGGCCTAAGGTGTTGCTCTGTGGGATAGAGACCCACATCTGCGTCCTGCAGACTGCTCTGGATTTATTAAACAAGGGTTATGTAGTTCATGTTGTAAGTGATTGTGTCTCATCCAGGAAGAGTTATAATAAGGAAACAGGCCTGAGTTTTATGCACGACGCCGGGGCTGTGATAACAACTGCCGAGACGGCGATTTTTCAGATATTAAAACAGGCGGCAACCGACAACTTTAAAGCCATATCAAAGAGGATAAAATAG
- a CDS encoding response regulator has translation MMKSTDKNTDELIERLSKAHEELKQEKALRQYADKSLEIYQKKLQSVLDTAGDAIITIDGNHEIIYWNRAAEYIFGYSAQEAVSNDITIIIPEKFRQKHKEGVKRVSQTGKSNLIGKTFELEALKKDGKEFPVEISLALWQAKGDSFYTGIIRDISRRKQTEAELHKAKESAEAANKAKSVFLANMSHELRTPLNGIIGMTNLALDTLVDTQQREYLTIVKNSAAHLLDLLNGILDFSKIEAGKMEIKEADFNLISTIKTTTEPLIITAANKGVMFSTEISPNVPAALRGDSGLLKQVLVNLIGNAIKFTEKGKIELKADMAHHITKTEPPFVNQPYLLHFSVSDTGIGIPGEKLGIIFDSFTMLEEFATKKYEGTGLGLAIVKKIVAMLGGEVWVESKPGKGSTFHFTAGFSASSGPVLSASSTEKIDVTGKRILLVDSNASTCRRLADILRGEGFYVDTASGGYEASGMLTWSTVQYNIVIVDFQLTDMDGFAFSRNMKSMERLSQVKVIMLISSGLNVDEAQCRELGISGFLVKPIYKSDLMEVLSILTENWDNPIALLLNRHRVLESRRALRVLIADDDVVNQTLTVKLLQRRGIFPDVAGTGREAIDKLSENYFDLIIMDVQMPVMDGLEATRHIRGAKECEINKDVPVIIMTAHALKGDREHCLEAGASDYISKPVDADELYNMIDKHTASRHVAAETPFIRQHSGTDYLSRSQPAVLHQPAQRTSGMSLNVKKVLQRVQNDERVLRDMWQAFTEDAPGRIALLKSLFEARNLEGLKSHIHLIIGMSANVGATGLRSEAFRMELALKELKGSFQNEEAKILNFIENIQFESEKVIKEITTLLLKPQGEIR, from the coding sequence ATGATGAAATCCACGGATAAGAACACCGATGAACTCATAGAGAGACTAAGTAAAGCTCACGAGGAATTAAAACAAGAGAAAGCATTGCGGCAGTATGCCGACAAATCACTTGAAATCTATCAGAAAAAGCTGCAATCGGTATTGGACACCGCCGGTGATGCGATTATAACAATAGACGGCAACCATGAGATAATCTATTGGAACAGAGCGGCGGAGTATATATTCGGTTATTCTGCACAAGAGGCAGTGAGTAATGATATTACAATAATAATTCCTGAGAAGTTCAGGCAAAAGCACAAAGAAGGAGTAAAGAGAGTATCGCAGACAGGGAAATCAAACCTGATAGGAAAGACCTTTGAGCTGGAAGCGCTAAAGAAAGACGGCAAGGAATTTCCGGTAGAAATATCTCTTGCCCTGTGGCAGGCAAAGGGCGATAGTTTTTATACAGGCATTATAAGAGACATAAGCAGACGTAAGCAAACTGAAGCAGAGCTGCACAAGGCTAAAGAGTCAGCCGAGGCTGCAAACAAAGCAAAAAGTGTATTTTTAGCTAACATGAGCCATGAGCTTCGCACCCCCTTAAACGGTATAATAGGGATGACTAACCTTGCACTGGATACTCTTGTTGATACGCAGCAGAGAGAGTATCTCACTATTGTTAAAAACTCGGCAGCTCACCTCCTTGATCTCTTAAACGGTATCCTGGATTTTTCTAAAATAGAAGCCGGTAAAATGGAGATAAAGGAAGCGGACTTTAATTTGATTAGTACAATAAAAACCACAACAGAGCCCTTAATTATTACGGCTGCAAACAAGGGGGTTATGTTTAGCACTGAAATCTCGCCAAATGTACCGGCAGCATTAAGAGGAGACTCAGGCCTGTTGAAACAGGTGTTGGTTAATCTTATCGGCAACGCAATAAAATTTACGGAGAAGGGTAAAATAGAGTTAAAGGCTGACATGGCACACCATATTACAAAAACAGAACCGCCGTTTGTGAACCAGCCGTATTTGTTACATTTTTCAGTCTCTGATACAGGGATAGGTATTCCAGGAGAAAAGCTGGGCATAATTTTTGACAGTTTTACCATGCTTGAGGAGTTTGCAACCAAAAAATATGAGGGCACGGGGCTTGGGCTTGCAATAGTGAAAAAAATAGTGGCAATGCTTGGTGGTGAGGTTTGGGTGGAAAGCAAACCAGGCAAGGGCAGCACTTTTCATTTCACTGCCGGGTTTTCAGCATCATCAGGGCCTGTTCTTTCAGCCTCGTCAACAGAAAAGATTGATGTAACCGGCAAGCGCATACTATTAGTGGATAGTAATGCCTCCACCTGCAGGAGATTGGCCGATATACTCAGAGGTGAGGGGTTTTACGTTGATACGGCCTCAGGGGGCTATGAGGCCTCCGGTATGCTTACATGGTCAACTGTACAATATAATATAGTTATTGTAGATTTCCAACTGACAGACATGGACGGATTTGCTTTTTCAAGAAATATGAAGTCTATGGAGAGGCTATCACAGGTAAAAGTGATTATGCTCATCTCATCAGGTTTAAATGTAGATGAGGCACAGTGCCGTGAGCTTGGCATTTCAGGGTTTTTAGTCAAACCGATTTACAAGTCTGATTTAATGGAAGTACTTTCTATACTGACTGAGAATTGGGATAACCCCATAGCGTTGCTTTTGAACCGCCACAGAGTGCTTGAGTCAAGAAGGGCACTTAGAGTTTTAATCGCTGATGATGATGTGGTAAATCAAACACTTACAGTGAAGTTGCTGCAGAGGCGGGGGATTTTCCCTGATGTGGCAGGAACCGGACGGGAGGCTATAGATAAGCTCTCTGAGAACTACTTCGATCTCATCATCATGGACGTACAGATGCCCGTTATGGACGGCTTAGAGGCAACACGGCACATAAGGGGTGCAAAAGAGTGTGAGATAAATAAAGATGTCCCGGTAATTATCATGACAGCCCATGCGCTAAAAGGAGATAGAGAGCATTGTCTTGAGGCGGGAGCTTCTGATTATATTTCAAAACCGGTGGATGCCGATGAGTTGTATAACATGATTGACAAGCATACAGCTTCAAGGCATGTAGCTGCTGAAACACCATTTATTAGGCAGCACTCCGGCACTGATTATCTTTCCAGGTCACAGCCCGCCGTTTTACATCAACCGGCTCAGAGAACCTCCGGCATGTCACTAAATGTAAAAAAGGTACTACAGAGAGTTCAAAATGATGAGAGGGTTCTCAGAGACATGTGGCAAGCCTTCACAGAGGATGCACCGGGGCGGATAGCTTTACTTAAATCGTTGTTTGAAGCCCGCAATTTGGAAGGATTAAAGAGTCACATACATTTGATTATTGGAATGTCTGCAAATGTGGGAGCTACAGGGCTCAGAAGTGAGGCTTTTAGAATGGAGCTTGCGCTTAAGGAATTAAAGGGTAGTTTTCAGAATGAAGAGGCAAAAATACTAAATTTTATAGAAAATATACAATTTGAATCAGAGAAAGTTATAAAAGAAATCACAACGCTGCTTTTAAAACCACAAGGTGAAATCCGCTGA
- a CDS encoding DegQ family serine endoprotease, translating into MSSARKTLFGVLLLLSGIVAGLVLSSNLNIHNQSIAQYKEVSPQSKSILEQLSTALTEVSDAAKPSVVNISITKKVTMQNSFGNFFEDPMFKRFFGDESPFHAPHNKKFESKALGSGVIVRQDGYILTNSHVVREVDEIMVKLSDKKEYKGKVIGSDPKTDLAVIKIDATDLPVLKMADSDRLRVGEIVVAIGNPYGLSQTVTMGIVSAVGRSDVGIADYEDFIQIDAAINPGNSGGALVNSRAELVGVNTAIFSTSGGYQGIGFAIPSNMVKTVMESLMKVGKVTRGWLGVNIQPLTPELARSFGTKVQKGVLIADVMDGGPADKAGLKRGDVIISFEGKEAESTRALRNAVAGTQPGSAVSMIIVRDGKEINVKVVVGELPDEKQPALSTPSGQSQQSRLKGVSVQDLTQSIKDRFNMPAKVTGVIVTNVSDESPAASILKQGDVIQEINKKRINSIKDYEQILSAIKKDDDLLLLINRNGAFIYVTISNKN; encoded by the coding sequence ATGTCATCTGCAAGAAAAACCCTTTTTGGGGTTTTGTTGTTACTAAGCGGAATTGTAGCGGGGTTAGTGTTATCGTCAAACCTCAATATCCATAACCAATCAATCGCTCAATATAAGGAAGTATCCCCGCAGAGCAAGTCTATTCTTGAGCAGCTCAGCACCGCCCTTACTGAGGTTTCAGATGCTGCAAAGCCCTCTGTTGTTAATATCTCCATTACTAAAAAAGTTACAATGCAGAACTCTTTTGGAAATTTCTTTGAAGACCCCATGTTTAAGAGGTTTTTTGGGGATGAATCCCCTTTTCATGCTCCGCATAACAAGAAATTTGAATCCAAGGCACTGGGCTCGGGTGTAATAGTGCGTCAGGATGGCTATATTCTAACCAATAGCCATGTGGTAAGAGAAGTGGATGAGATAATGGTAAAGCTCTCTGACAAGAAAGAGTACAAGGGTAAGGTGATAGGCTCTGACCCTAAAACTGACCTTGCTGTTATTAAAATAGATGCTACAGATTTGCCGGTGCTTAAGATGGCTGACTCAGATAGGCTGCGTGTCGGTGAGATAGTGGTGGCAATAGGCAACCCTTATGGTTTAAGCCAGACAGTCACAATGGGGATAGTCAGCGCCGTGGGCAGATCAGATGTCGGTATAGCCGACTATGAGGATTTTATCCAGATAGACGCCGCAATAAATCCCGGCAACTCAGGCGGTGCTTTGGTTAACAGCCGTGCCGAACTTGTGGGAGTTAATACGGCAATATTTTCAACAAGCGGCGGTTATCAGGGAATTGGTTTTGCCATTCCCTCAAACATGGTCAAAACTGTTATGGAAAGCCTGATGAAAGTTGGTAAGGTGACACGCGGCTGGCTGGGAGTAAATATTCAACCTCTGACGCCGGAGCTGGCCAGGTCTTTTGGTACGAAAGTGCAAAAGGGGGTTCTAATTGCAGATGTTATGGACGGAGGCCCGGCTGATAAGGCGGGACTTAAGCGAGGGGATGTTATTATTTCCTTTGAGGGTAAAGAGGCTGAGTCAACAAGAGCTCTGAGAAATGCTGTGGCTGGTACCCAACCCGGTTCTGCTGTTTCAATGATAATAGTTCGTGACGGTAAGGAGATTAACGTAAAGGTGGTGGTAGGTGAGTTACCGGATGAAAAACAGCCCGCACTTTCAACCCCGTCAGGGCAATCACAACAGAGCAGATTAAAAGGCGTTAGTGTTCAGGACCTAACCCAATCCATAAAGGACAGATTCAATATGCCGGCAAAAGTTACCGGTGTTATTGTTACTAATGTTTCCGATGAAAGCCCTGCCGCCTCAATTCTCAAGCAAGGTGATGTAATTCAGGAGATAAACAAGAAACGTATAAACAGTATAAAGGACTATGAACAGATATTGAGCGCCATTAAAAAGGATGATGACTTGCTTCTGCTGATAAACCGCAACGGCGCCTTTATATATGTAACGATTTCAAATAAGAACTAA
- a CDS encoding response regulator, which yields MKILIADDDYSSRTMLQSFLENYGDVDVTINGSEAIAAFLSAIEAGYPYGLICLDIMMPEMDGISALAHIRSKEKAMGITPDKEVKIIMTTTLDAPSDLIDAFYKGVNRCNDYTTKPVDLQKLTEILEKYGLSR from the coding sequence ATGAAAATACTGATAGCTGATGATGACTATTCAAGCCGTACAATGCTGCAGAGCTTTCTGGAAAACTACGGGGATGTTGACGTTACTATAAACGGCTCCGAAGCTATTGCTGCTTTTCTAAGTGCCATTGAAGCCGGATATCCCTATGGCCTCATTTGTCTTGATATTATGATGCCGGAGATGGATGGAATCAGCGCTTTAGCACACATTCGCAGCAAAGAAAAGGCGATGGGGATTACACCGGACAAAGAGGTCAAAATCATTATGACTACAACCCTTGATGCCCCTTCAGACTTAATTGACGCTTTCTACAAGGGGGTAAACAGGTGTAACGATTATACTACAAAACCTGTTGATTTACAAAAACTTACTGAAATACTTGAAAAATACGGTTTATCGAGATGA
- a CDS encoding MG2 domain-containing protein, with protein sequence MVVGRRKLQIFMLTAVVLFFSIFSGVVNSEDFAKVDVFTPEGAVKNIRQVAVRFSEQIVPFGDPFLKDPFDTNCTDNATGRWIDGKNWSYDFAADLPAGVKCDFKLKDGLKTLSGKTVDGKNEFSFSTGGPAVVRPDPYEGSLIEEEQAFLFLLDSTVDEKSVLEHVYCSVSGIGEKIGVMPVDDKKKKEIIKSMWVEDRKTPKLIFQCKRALPPDKEVKIVWGAGVKSKSGVATTTDQVITYKTRPPFTITFECQRERPEKQCIPLTNMKILSSAPIPWSVAKEITLKADNGKTWKLKDKGEHNNDTGVTYAYFEGPFPEKSGFTINLPANIKDDSGRVLSNLNKFPLKVSTDEYPPLAKFASRFGIVELNATPALPITVRNVESLLKMSHATKGASAAGGVKGKIHNVARGDDEAIIKWLRILSAAEREKPILTGKEETENLSIPLPGAGKDFEVVGIPLKTPGFHIIELQSNILGLHLLENKKTMYVQAGALVTNLAAHFKWGRESSVVWVTTLDTAEPVKDADVTLRDCNGKILWQGKTDGSGVAKINKEISSKNLPYNNLKSNYTENPNSLNSIGGGLFVFARKDNDVTFIHSSWDNGIEPWRFNLHSDDYSSPDKMTIHTVFDRTLFRAGETVHFKHVARERTGQGFGFVKPEELPNQMTITHRGSEQRYNISLKWNPGGHAEGMWKIPKDAKLGNYESLLSKSTGKGTEFPTGSFKVEEFRVPLMRGQLTAPRAPLIKPKDVAFNISAAYLSGGGASKLPVKVRAEISAYLLHFPEFEDFIFTGAEMKEGIVATEGDEWNSDDDMHRESISNDKPFKLETLSFNLDGGGGGRAVFDKIPEITAPAMLTAELQYNDPNGEVQTVSTHTNVYPSRYLAGIKTQSWAMVKDTVRFQVVVVDPQGKPVANASVKSNLFQRKTYSHRRRITGGFYGYSHVTEIKKAGTACEGKTNNMGLLLCEAVAPVGGNLIIEAVTTDDSGNKSFSNAEVWVSDGTDWWLSGTGNSDRIDVIPERRKYEAGETARFQVRMPFREATVLVSVEREGVIEYFVKKVSGKEPVFELPVKSNYTPNVYVSVFAVRGRIGDEKPGFLFDPGKPAYKFGLSKIRVGWKPNTLNVEVKADRQTYKIRTKANVKIKVATADGKTVPAGSEVAVAAVDEGLLELYPNTSWNLLKAMMGERPYEVLTSTAQMMVIGKRHFGKKALPHGGGGGKQITRELFDTLLLWKGTVKVDSNGEAAVEIPLNDSLTSFKIVAVATSGANLFGTGETSIKSSQDLILFAGTPAIVREGDKFMAGFTIRNGSERNMDTEVALSLTMDGKGERTPLSKITKKLTPGEAKETAWEITVPYGVKKIDYEIEAKEVGGEAVDKLKKSSKVLEAVKVRTFQAVLTQLKDKKYTLEVEKPKDAVSDKGGINVKVTGQLSNGLDGVVSYMNTYPYTCLEQRISKAVALRDKKELNKIMDTLPSYLDVNGFAKFFPTMLEGSDVLTSYILSILNEGGYKVPEPAVLQMLSALINFVEGKVTRTSALPAADLSIRKIAAIEALSRYSMAKPEHLKPITIEPNLWPISALLDWINILRREQSIANHDKLLKEAKTILRSRMNIQGTVMLLSKDVNQNLFWLMSSPDTNTVKTLLTVLPFDDWKEDIPRLTNGTIQALKRGYWSTTVANAWGVVAMDRFSEKFDNLKVTGTTSASLADKSKKIDFNKSAKGGTMSFEWPAAQGSKVEVLHSGDGAPWVTVSSLAAIALKEPVSTGYKIKKTVEAIEQKTSSKWSKGDVASVTLEIDAQSDMTWVVVSDPIPAGSSILGTGLKRDSSILSTSSGKGTTPMGYAVEVYRENSFEGLRAYYQYVPKGKFSVSYNVRFNNEGTFILPESRVEALYAPEMFGEIPNKQLEIGK encoded by the coding sequence ATGGTGGTGGGACGCAGAAAATTACAAATATTTATGTTGACTGCTGTGGTTTTGTTTTTTTCAATATTTTCAGGTGTTGTCAATAGTGAAGACTTTGCTAAAGTAGATGTGTTTACACCGGAGGGCGCTGTTAAAAATATAAGACAGGTAGCGGTGCGATTTTCCGAGCAGATTGTTCCCTTTGGCGACCCTTTTCTTAAAGACCCCTTTGATACCAATTGCACGGATAACGCCACAGGCAGATGGATTGACGGTAAGAACTGGTCTTACGATTTTGCCGCTGATTTACCTGCCGGAGTTAAGTGTGACTTTAAATTAAAAGACGGACTTAAAACCCTTTCCGGTAAGACCGTCGACGGCAAAAATGAGTTTAGTTTCTCTACAGGCGGACCAGCCGTTGTGCGGCCTGACCCCTATGAAGGGTCTTTGATAGAAGAGGAACAAGCATTTCTGTTTTTACTTGATTCCACAGTGGATGAAAAATCGGTTTTGGAACACGTTTATTGTTCTGTCAGCGGGATAGGTGAGAAAATCGGTGTGATGCCGGTAGATGATAAAAAGAAAAAAGAAATTATAAAAAGCATGTGGGTAGAGGACAGAAAAACTCCGAAGCTGATTTTTCAGTGCAAACGGGCACTGCCTCCTGACAAAGAGGTCAAAATAGTGTGGGGTGCCGGGGTAAAATCTAAAAGCGGTGTGGCCACAACTACAGATCAGGTCATTACCTATAAAACCCGCCCACCGTTTACCATCACTTTTGAGTGCCAAAGAGAACGCCCCGAAAAACAATGTATTCCCCTGACAAACATGAAAATACTATCATCTGCCCCAATACCGTGGAGTGTGGCCAAAGAGATTACTCTAAAAGCAGACAATGGTAAAACATGGAAACTCAAAGACAAAGGTGAGCACAACAACGATACAGGTGTGACTTACGCATATTTTGAAGGACCGTTTCCAGAAAAGTCAGGCTTTACAATTAATCTGCCTGCAAATATAAAAGACGACTCCGGCAGGGTACTTTCAAATCTTAATAAATTCCCGCTTAAAGTATCTACCGATGAGTACCCGCCACTAGCGAAATTTGCCTCACGTTTTGGCATTGTCGAGTTAAACGCAACACCTGCGCTTCCCATAACTGTCAGAAATGTGGAAAGTCTGCTTAAAATGTCCCACGCTACTAAGGGTGCCTCAGCAGCAGGGGGAGTTAAAGGTAAGATTCACAATGTTGCCAGAGGTGACGATGAGGCCATAATCAAGTGGCTGAGGATTCTATCGGCGGCTGAAAGGGAAAAACCTATACTTACAGGCAAAGAGGAAACTGAAAACCTGTCAATTCCGCTTCCAGGAGCCGGTAAAGATTTTGAAGTTGTAGGGATTCCTCTTAAAACACCCGGATTTCATATAATAGAGCTTCAGAGTAATATCTTAGGCCTACACCTGTTAGAAAATAAAAAAACCATGTATGTGCAGGCCGGAGCGCTGGTAACTAATTTAGCGGCACATTTTAAATGGGGACGGGAATCATCCGTTGTCTGGGTTACAACGCTCGATACGGCTGAACCGGTTAAAGACGCCGATGTCACCCTAAGAGACTGTAATGGTAAAATCCTGTGGCAGGGTAAAACAGACGGAAGCGGAGTTGCTAAAATTAATAAAGAGATTTCATCTAAAAATCTTCCCTACAATAACCTTAAATCAAATTACACTGAAAATCCCAATTCACTAAACAGCATTGGAGGCGGACTGTTTGTTTTTGCAAGGAAAGACAATGATGTAACCTTTATCCATTCCAGTTGGGACAACGGCATAGAGCCGTGGAGATTCAATCTACATTCAGATGATTATTCTTCACCGGATAAGATGACTATTCACACGGTTTTTGACCGGACACTTTTCCGGGCAGGCGAGACAGTGCACTTCAAACACGTTGCCAGGGAGAGAACCGGTCAGGGGTTTGGATTTGTAAAACCTGAGGAACTTCCCAATCAGATGACTATAACTCATCGTGGAAGCGAGCAACGTTACAACATCTCATTAAAGTGGAACCCAGGCGGCCATGCCGAGGGTATGTGGAAAATCCCAAAAGATGCAAAATTGGGAAATTATGAATCCCTTCTGTCTAAAAGTACAGGGAAAGGAACAGAGTTCCCCACCGGCTCGTTTAAAGTTGAGGAGTTCCGGGTGCCGCTTATGAGAGGGCAGTTGACTGCTCCCCGGGCTCCGCTTATAAAACCAAAGGATGTAGCTTTTAACATCTCTGCTGCGTATCTTTCCGGTGGTGGAGCTTCAAAGCTGCCGGTAAAGGTAAGAGCCGAGATCAGCGCTTATCTGCTGCATTTCCCTGAGTTTGAGGATTTTATTTTCACAGGCGCTGAGATGAAAGAGGGGATTGTGGCAACTGAGGGTGATGAGTGGAACTCTGATGATGATATGCACAGAGAGAGCATATCAAATGATAAACCATTTAAACTTGAGACCTTGAGTTTTAATCTTGACGGTGGAGGGGGAGGCAGGGCGGTTTTTGATAAAATCCCTGAAATTACAGCTCCGGCAATGCTTACAGCGGAGTTACAGTATAACGATCCTAACGGTGAGGTTCAGACCGTCTCCACGCATACCAACGTGTATCCTTCCCGGTACTTAGCAGGAATAAAGACTCAGAGTTGGGCGATGGTCAAAGACACGGTCAGATTTCAGGTTGTGGTAGTGGATCCACAGGGTAAGCCTGTAGCCAATGCCTCAGTCAAATCCAATCTTTTTCAGAGAAAAACCTACAGCCACAGGCGGCGTATAACCGGCGGGTTTTATGGCTATAGCCATGTGACTGAAATAAAGAAAGCCGGTACGGCCTGTGAGGGCAAAACCAACAACATGGGGCTTTTGCTCTGTGAGGCTGTTGCTCCAGTTGGTGGTAATCTTATAATAGAGGCTGTGACAACGGACGACTCCGGTAACAAGTCATTTTCAAACGCTGAGGTTTGGGTCTCAGACGGCACAGACTGGTGGCTCTCCGGCACAGGCAACAGCGACAGGATAGATGTTATCCCTGAGAGGAGAAAGTACGAGGCCGGTGAGACTGCCCGCTTTCAGGTTAGAATGCCTTTCAGGGAAGCCACGGTACTGGTCTCAGTTGAGCGTGAGGGTGTTATCGAATATTTTGTAAAGAAAGTAAGCGGTAAGGAGCCTGTGTTTGAGCTTCCGGTAAAGAGCAACTATACACCGAATGTTTATGTTTCGGTCTTTGCCGTACGGGGACGCATAGGGGACGAAAAGCCAGGGTTTCTGTTTGATCCCGGAAAACCGGCCTATAAGTTCGGCCTCAGTAAAATCCGGGTTGGCTGGAAACCAAACACGTTAAACGTGGAGGTTAAAGCAGACCGGCAGACTTATAAAATCCGCACCAAAGCAAATGTTAAAATCAAGGTGGCAACAGCAGATGGAAAAACCGTACCTGCCGGTTCCGAGGTAGCGGTGGCGGCTGTGGATGAGGGACTGCTGGAGCTTTACCCTAATACCAGTTGGAATTTATTAAAGGCTATGATGGGCGAGCGCCCCTATGAGGTGTTGACCTCAACCGCCCAGATGATGGTAATCGGTAAGCGTCATTTCGGAAAGAAAGCGCTTCCGCATGGCGGCGGTGGTGGAAAACAAATTACCAGAGAGCTTTTTGACACACTACTGCTTTGGAAGGGTACTGTTAAGGTTGACTCTAATGGAGAGGCTGCGGTGGAAATTCCGTTAAACGATTCCCTTACCTCATTTAAAATAGTAGCGGTGGCAACGTCAGGGGCAAACCTGTTTGGAACGGGTGAGACCTCAATAAAATCCTCTCAGGATTTAATATTGTTTGCCGGTACACCTGCCATTGTGCGTGAAGGGGATAAATTCATGGCCGGCTTTACCATAAGAAACGGCTCAGAGCGCAACATGGATACGGAGGTTGCACTAAGCCTGACGATGGATGGAAAAGGGGAGAGGACTCCGCTTAGTAAAATAACAAAAAAGTTAACACCGGGTGAGGCAAAGGAGACTGCATGGGAAATCACGGTTCCCTATGGTGTTAAAAAAATTGATTATGAGATTGAAGCCAAAGAAGTTGGCGGTGAGGCTGTGGATAAACTCAAAAAATCATCCAAAGTGCTTGAGGCCGTAAAGGTGAGAACATTTCAGGCCGTTCTTACTCAGCTTAAAGATAAGAAATACACGCTTGAGGTTGAAAAACCAAAGGATGCCGTCTCAGATAAAGGCGGGATAAATGTGAAAGTCACCGGGCAGCTGTCAAACGGGCTGGATGGGGTTGTAAGCTACATGAACACATATCCCTACACATGCCTTGAACAGAGGATATCTAAAGCTGTAGCACTAAGGGACAAAAAAGAATTAAACAAAATAATGGACACACTCCCGTCATATCTTGACGTTAACGGTTTCGCTAAGTTCTTTCCAACGATGCTTGAGGGCAGCGATGTGCTGACCTCATACATACTGTCTATACTTAACGAGGGAGGATATAAGGTCCCTGAGCCTGCTGTATTGCAGATGCTTAGCGCACTAATCAATTTTGTTGAGGGAAAGGTTACACGAACTTCGGCGCTGCCGGCGGCTGACTTATCAATAAGAAAGATTGCGGCAATTGAGGCTCTCTCCCGCTACTCAATGGCTAAACCCGAACATCTTAAGCCGATAACCATAGAGCCCAACCTGTGGCCGATTTCCGCCCTGCTTGACTGGATAAACATCCTGCGCAGGGAGCAAAGTATTGCCAATCATGATAAACTCCTTAAAGAGGCAAAAACCATCCTGCGTTCAAGAATGAACATTCAGGGCACAGTCATGCTGCTTTCAAAGGATGTCAACCAAAACCTCTTTTGGCTGATGTCCTCACCGGATACAAACACGGTTAAAACCCTGCTTACGGTGCTTCCATTTGATGACTGGAAGGAGGACATCCCTCGTCTAACTAACGGTACAATTCAGGCTCTGAAACGAGGATACTGGAGCACCACTGTTGCCAATGCATGGGGAGTTGTGGCAATGGACAGATTTTCAGAGAAATTTGACAACTTAAAGGTAACCGGAACAACGTCTGCATCCTTAGCTGATAAGAGCAAAAAAATTGACTTCAATAAATCCGCTAAAGGCGGCACAATGTCTTTTGAATGGCCTGCCGCGCAGGGAAGCAAAGTAGAAGTCCTTCACAGCGGCGATGGTGCACCGTGGGTAACTGTTTCATCACTTGCAGCTATAGCGCTTAAAGAGCCGGTTTCAACCGGATACAAAATAAAGAAAACTGTAGAGGCGATTGAACAAAAAACCAGCAGCAAATGGTCAAAGGGTGATGTTGCAAGTGTAACACTTGAGATAGATGCCCAAAGTGATATGACTTGGGTGGTTGTCTCTGACCCAATCCCCGCAGGCTCATCAATATTAGGCACCGGCCTCAAAAGAGATTCCTCCATACTTTCCACCTCCTCCGGTAAGGGAACTACTCCGATGGGATATGCCGTAGAGGTTTACAGGGAAAACTCATTTGAAGGCCTAAGAGCTTACTACCAGTATGTTCCAAAAGGGAAATTCAGCGTCTCATACAACGTCAGGTTTAATAACGAGGGAACATTCATACTGCCCGAGAGCCGTGTAGAAGCCCTCTATGCCCCCGAAATGTTCGGTGAAATTCCAAATAAGCAGTTAGAGATAGGTAAATAG